A genome region from Persephonella sp. includes the following:
- the gspK gene encoding type II secretion system minor pseudopilin GspK: MILIVVFLLISAFGSVVLNFSEDKFVFDNYVANDIQTEKLILISSSISQALEQFLDHDDKTVDHLGEFWAQPIPFTFEDISISVEIADQERYLNPNFLINGRSINRKYFRIFERLFENLGIDDQILFNIIDWIDPDKVSNGGEEDYQDYPAKNAKLDTLEELYLIKGVSKEVYNGTVINGVFRPGLKAVLSPYSNGKVNINTAPKWVLMALDRDIDETIANSIIAYRQKRPFKRIDDLINVDGMNSDIIYRIKPFTTVKSEHFLANINIKIGDREYKFIVLLKRKNKTKTVWEKIY; encoded by the coding sequence ATGATACTGATTGTAGTTTTTCTCCTAATATCAGCTTTTGGCTCGGTGGTTTTGAATTTTTCAGAGGACAAATTTGTTTTTGACAACTATGTGGCAAATGATATACAAACAGAAAAACTAATTCTAATTTCTTCATCTATTTCTCAGGCACTTGAACAATTCTTAGACCATGATGATAAAACAGTAGACCATCTTGGAGAGTTCTGGGCACAGCCTATTCCATTTACATTTGAGGATATATCTATCAGTGTGGAAATTGCAGACCAGGAAAGATATTTAAATCCAAATTTTTTAATAAACGGCAGGTCTATAAACCGGAAATATTTCCGGATATTTGAGAGATTATTTGAAAATTTAGGAATAGATGACCAGATACTTTTTAACATAATAGACTGGATAGACCCTGACAAAGTAAGTAATGGTGGAGAAGAAGACTATCAGGATTATCCTGCAAAAAATGCAAAATTAGACACACTGGAGGAACTTTATCTGATAAAAGGAGTCTCAAAAGAAGTTTACAACGGAACGGTGATAAACGGTGTTTTCCGGCCGGGACTTAAGGCAGTTTTGTCCCCTTATTCCAACGGTAAAGTAAATATAAACACTGCACCTAAATGGGTTTTGATGGCTCTGGACAGGGATATAGATGAAACAATTGCAAACTCTATAATTGCCTACCGCCAGAAAAGACCATTTAAAAGGATTGATGACCTTATAAATGTTGATGGTATGAATTCGGATATAATCTACAGAATAAAACCTTTTACAACAGTAAAAAGTGAGCACTTTCTTGCTAATATAAACATAAAAATAGGCGATAGGGAATATAAATTTATTGTATTATTAAAAAGAAAAAACAAAACAAAAACCGTCTGGGAGAAAATTTATTAA
- a CDS encoding prepilin-type N-terminal cleavage/methylation domain-containing protein, producing MKNKGFTLLELLLVVTLLLVVFSVVGSVFISEMKGNLQLTAKMNRYIQYLSVKDQLTKQFFSKIENRSINFKLGNDGISFYTLYPLFFTGAVRAEYRIEKTKDDKYRLIYEEFPYIDGNLGGAGLKKITLGTFDDVGFSIINNGKEYENYSGKKFPQILKLKINEETFYITDGKIQ from the coding sequence ATGAAAAATAAAGGATTTACTCTTCTTGAACTTTTACTTGTTGTAACACTTCTTCTTGTTGTTTTTTCTGTTGTAGGCTCAGTTTTCATATCTGAGATGAAAGGAAATCTCCAGCTTACAGCAAAGATGAACCGGTATATTCAGTATCTTTCTGTAAAAGACCAGCTTACAAAGCAGTTTTTTTCAAAAATAGAAAATAGAAGTATAAACTTTAAGCTGGGTAATGATGGAATTTCATTTTATACCCTTTATCCTCTTTTTTTTACAGGTGCAGTCAGGGCAGAGTATAGAATAGAAAAAACAAAAGATGATAAATATAGGCTTATTTATGAAGAATTTCCCTATATTGACGGTAATCTGGGGGGTGCAGGTCTAAAAAAAATAACATTGGGAACATTTGATGATGTAGGTTTTTCAATAATAAATAATGGTAAAGAGTATGAAAACTATTCTGGAAAGAAATTTCCCCAGATTTTAAAACTAAAAATCAATGAAGAAACATTTTATATAACAGATGGAAAAATCCAATGA
- the gspG gene encoding type II secretion system major pseudopilin GspG has product MKGNRGFTLLELLVVIVILSLIAALVIPKITGRVDEAKIKTTKVQLKELKRALEMYKLDNGMYPTTEQGLKALVEKPKTPPEPKKWKKYLDSVPKDGWGNDFIYISPAEKHPFELKSKGPDGELGTDDDISVWDEN; this is encoded by the coding sequence ATGAAAGGAAATAGAGGATTTACATTACTTGAATTATTAGTAGTAATAGTAATTTTATCCCTTATTGCTGCTTTGGTTATACCTAAAATAACCGGAAGAGTAGATGAAGCAAAAATCAAAACAACAAAAGTCCAGCTGAAAGAATTAAAGAGGGCACTTGAGATGTATAAGCTGGACAACGGTATGTATCCGACTACAGAACAGGGGCTTAAAGCGCTGGTTGAAAAGCCTAAAACACCCCCCGAACCTAAAAAATGGAAAAAATATCTTGATAGTGTTCCAAAGGATGGCTGGGGGAATGATTTTATTTATATATCCCCTGCAGAAAAACATCCATTTGAACTAAAGTCCAAAGGCCCAGATGGAGAACTGGGAACAGATGATGATATATCCGTATGGGATGAAAACTAA
- a CDS encoding prepilin-type N-terminal cleavage/methylation domain-containing protein, which produces MENWEQMMIYPYGMKTNSGFTLLEVVAAVTIFAIAFTVLIKIQSKHIADLQTQFEKLQALKFFKIKTYKIPGETLTDRFHLKEESKTIDFGIRQIKYTIFDKNQHKILEIKTYEK; this is translated from the coding sequence ATGGAGAACTGGGAACAGATGATGATATATCCGTATGGGATGAAAACTAATTCAGGTTTTACTCTTCTTGAGGTAGTTGCTGCTGTTACTATATTTGCGATAGCATTTACCGTTTTAATAAAAATCCAGTCTAAGCATATAGCTGATTTGCAAACCCAGTTTGAAAAATTACAGGCTTTAAAATTTTTTAAAATAAAAACTTATAAAATTCCTGGAGAAACCTTAACAGACAGATTTCATCTAAAAGAAGAATCAAAAACCATAGATTTCGGTATAAGACAGATTAAATACACAATCTTTGATAAAAATCAGCATAAAATTCTGGAAATAAAAACCTATGAAAAATAA